A region from the Bacteroidales bacterium genome encodes:
- a CDS encoding SMP-30/gluconolactonase/LRE family protein has product MKNKIRYGISCSIILGGILFSGCRAKEEVFPVGEFLPESDRFWEVVPRGAVVERIGINFEFTEGPAWHPGGFLVFSDIPGNTIYQWTGKKFLVYRDSSNQANGLLFMTGGDLLACEHGSRSITRYSPSGKLSTLVDSYQGKRLNSPNDLCRSLSGSIYFTDPPWGLAGLNDDPEKEIGFNGVYRWKNGAMTLIDSTLSWPNGIALSPGENYLYVANMEILREHGEEHYDVFWMRYTLNENGDAADRKIFFRATDTTLPGGPDGMTVDSEGNLFVSGPGGILVLDSSGTHLGTLSLPVPATNLCFGPREKELFITARSTVYRVKME; this is encoded by the coding sequence ATGAAGAATAAGATCCGATACGGAATTTCGTGCAGTATAATCCTGGGTGGAATACTCTTCTCTGGCTGCCGGGCAAAAGAGGAGGTTTTTCCCGTAGGGGAATTCCTTCCTGAAAGCGACCGCTTCTGGGAAGTGGTGCCCCGGGGGGCCGTGGTGGAGCGCATTGGAATTAACTTTGAATTTACAGAAGGACCTGCCTGGCACCCCGGCGGATTCCTGGTATTCTCGGATATTCCCGGAAACACCATCTATCAGTGGACCGGCAAAAAGTTCCTGGTCTACCGGGACTCGTCCAATCAGGCCAATGGCCTGCTTTTTATGACCGGGGGTGACCTGCTGGCCTGTGAGCACGGGTCGAGGAGCATCACCCGTTACTCACCCTCCGGAAAGTTAAGCACCCTGGTGGATTCTTACCAGGGTAAGAGACTGAACAGCCCCAATGATCTTTGCCGTTCATTATCCGGATCCATCTATTTCACCGATCCGCCCTGGGGGCTGGCCGGGCTGAACGATGATCCGGAGAAGGAGATCGGCTTTAACGGGGTCTACCGGTGGAAGAATGGGGCCATGACCCTGATCGACAGCACGCTCTCATGGCCCAATGGCATTGCCCTTTCGCCCGGTGAAAACTATCTCTATGTGGCGAATATGGAGATCCTCCGGGAGCATGGAGAGGAGCATTACGATGTGTTCTGGATGCGATACACGCTGAATGAAAATGGGGATGCGGCCGACAGGAAGATCTTTTTCAGGGCTACCGATACCACCCTTCCGGGCGGACCGGACGGGATGACCGTGGATAGTGAGGGAAATCTCTTTGTTTCCGGTCCGGGCGGGATCCTGGTCCTGGATAGTTCAGGGACCCATCTGGGAACCCTATCCCTGCCGGTCCCGGCCACCAACCTGTGCTTTGGGCCCAGGGAGAAAGAGCTTTTTATTACGGCCAGGTCCACCGTATACCGGGTAAAGATGGAGTAA
- a CDS encoding cytochrome ubiquinol oxidase subunit I, which yields MNYPVWYLPQLGGGLLIAIIAILHVVIAHLAVGGGLFLVLTERKAVKTKNSALLEYVRKHTWFFLLLTMVFGGMSGVGIWFIISLVNPAATSSLIHTFVFGWAIEWVFFIGEIVALLIYHYRFGKMDSKSHMILGWLYFIFAWLSLVVINGILGFMLTPGKWIETGSFWHGFFNPSYLPSLLFRTSISLIFAGVFGLVTGARLKNKEMRRTVFRLCARWMYIPLLVLVLTGIYYTRVIPAESFENLFHFNRESTPFITLIIVSSILLFGLGLFTLVNSSQATQKAGALVLVVICFGWMSGFEYMREIARKPFVLYGHMYSTGITLSQMDSVNSEGFLKLAKWTGVKELNEENLLEAGAEIFRLQCMACHTLDGYNGILNKSDRLTERGLEALLTGMGKVNSYMPPFAGTGPEKKALAAYIYRELQGKTTQKEVASEAPDLPLEILPFDPDTSDYVLLVWNDLGMHCISDNEKYFSFLPPANTLNAQLFKRGPLPELVKTGVTIEYAVEEGYEHPEYHSMFWEYDEAIFGTDLPEGTGLMGKGVNGTMELQGAVYAAQLIPVLPYRDDKTYNPYPLFTIRAFSESTGEMLAYTKVVAPTSNEMGCRNCHEGLWAWNEVSGMADLTAINILEVHDRYNGTTLLADAEQGKPRLCQSCHADPAVMAPGRPGVLNFSTAMHGFHANYLSGMDQEACNLCHPSHPEGNTNCFRGRHSDVGVTCTICHGTLEDHALSLLAAQPDMEASERLARQLEPVFVRSREEIKPRMPWVMEPDCRSCHTNFNIFGDGFDGTAFNRWVPAFEALYRNRTDNHGVMCSACHGSTHAVYGAYNKYGLHRDNQQPLQYQGLAGTIGTHGQCMVCHTVEMEFNGHHRNMVNRELPAMLVE from the coding sequence ATGAACTATCCGGTCTGGTATCTTCCCCAGTTGGGAGGAGGATTGCTAATTGCAATCATCGCGATACTGCATGTTGTTATTGCGCACCTGGCCGTGGGAGGGGGCCTCTTTCTCGTGCTCACCGAACGAAAGGCAGTTAAGACAAAAAACAGTGCATTGCTTGAATATGTAAGAAAACATACCTGGTTCTTCCTGCTGCTGACCATGGTTTTTGGAGGGATGAGCGGTGTGGGTATCTGGTTTATTATATCCCTGGTGAATCCGGCAGCCACTTCGAGCCTTATTCACACCTTTGTGTTCGGATGGGCCATTGAATGGGTCTTTTTTATCGGGGAGATCGTGGCCCTGCTGATCTATCATTACCGCTTCGGTAAAATGGATTCAAAATCACATATGATCCTGGGCTGGCTTTATTTCATCTTTGCCTGGTTAAGCCTCGTTGTCATTAACGGGATCCTGGGATTTATGCTGACTCCCGGAAAATGGATCGAAACCGGATCCTTCTGGCACGGCTTTTTTAATCCCAGTTATCTGCCCTCGCTCTTATTCAGGACCTCCATATCCCTGATTTTCGCAGGGGTCTTCGGACTGGTCACCGGGGCCCGGCTGAAGAACAAAGAAATGCGGCGGACCGTTTTTCGCCTCTGCGCCCGTTGGATGTATATTCCCTTGCTGGTCCTGGTGCTTACAGGAATTTATTATACCCGGGTAATCCCTGCCGAATCCTTTGAAAACCTCTTTCATTTTAACCGGGAAAGCACCCCTTTTATCACCCTGATCATTGTAAGCTCCATCCTGCTTTTTGGATTGGGCCTCTTTACCCTGGTTAATTCTTCACAGGCCACTCAGAAGGCCGGGGCCCTGGTCCTGGTGGTAATCTGTTTTGGCTGGATGTCAGGATTCGAATATATGCGTGAGATCGCCCGGAAACCTTTTGTGCTTTATGGTCATATGTACTCCACCGGGATTACCCTGTCACAGATGGATTCCGTAAATAGCGAGGGTTTCCTTAAACTGGCGAAATGGACCGGGGTAAAGGAGCTTAACGAAGAAAATTTGCTGGAGGCGGGTGCAGAGATTTTCAGGCTGCAATGTATGGCCTGTCACACCCTGGATGGATACAATGGCATATTGAATAAGTCGGATCGCCTGACCGAGCGCGGACTGGAAGCCCTGCTGACGGGTATGGGCAAGGTAAATTCCTATATGCCACCTTTTGCCGGAACCGGGCCGGAGAAGAAAGCCCTGGCAGCCTATATTTACAGGGAGCTTCAGGGGAAGACCACCCAGAAAGAGGTGGCCAGTGAAGCGCCGGACCTGCCCCTGGAGATTCTGCCTTTCGATCCCGATACCAGCGACTATGTTTTGCTGGTCTGGAACGACCTGGGGATGCACTGCATTTCCGATAATGAAAAGTATTTCTCCTTCCTTCCGCCTGCCAATACGCTGAATGCACAGCTTTTCAAAAGGGGGCCTCTCCCGGAGCTCGTTAAAACGGGTGTGACGATAGAATATGCGGTCGAGGAAGGCTATGAGCATCCGGAATATCACTCCATGTTCTGGGAATACGATGAGGCGATTTTCGGAACGGATCTTCCCGAGGGAACAGGCCTGATGGGCAAGGGCGTAAACGGGACCATGGAGCTGCAGGGCGCTGTTTATGCCGCACAGCTGATCCCTGTATTACCCTACAGGGATGACAAGACCTATAATCCCTATCCGCTCTTTACCATCAGGGCCTTTAGTGAATCCACCGGTGAGATGCTGGCCTATACCAAAGTTGTGGCCCCCACTTCCAACGAGATGGGCTGCCGGAACTGTCATGAAGGACTCTGGGCCTGGAACGAGGTCTCGGGAATGGCCGATCTGACAGCCATCAATATTCTGGAGGTTCATGACCGTTATAACGGGACCACCCTGCTGGCTGATGCTGAACAGGGCAAACCCAGGCTTTGCCAGTCGTGCCATGCCGATCCGGCAGTGATGGCTCCCGGCAGGCCGGGGGTACTGAACTTCTCCACGGCCATGCACGGTTTCCATGCGAACTACCTGTCGGGGATGGACCAGGAGGCCTGTAACCTGTGTCACCCGAGTCATCCTGAGGGCAACACCAATTGTTTCCGGGGCAGGCACAGTGATGTGGGAGTCACCTGTACCATATGTCACGGGACCCTGGAGGATCATGCCCTGAGCCTGCTGGCCGCTCAGCCTGATATGGAGGCTTCAGAACGGCTGGCAAGGCAACTGGAGCCGGTGTTTGTTAGGTCCCGGGAGGAGATCAAACCCAGGATGCCCTGGGTGATGGAACCCGATTGCCGTTCGTGCCATACCAATTTTAATATTTTCGGGGATGGTTTTGATGGAACGGCATTTAATCGCTGGGTTCCCGCTTTTGAAGCTCTTTACCGCAACCGGACCGATAATCACGGGGTGATGTGCTCGGCCTGTCACGGATCGACCCATGCCGTATACGGGGCCTACAACAAATACGGATTACACCGTGATAACCAGCAGCCGCTGCAATACCAGGGCCTGGCCGGCACCATTGGCACCCATGGACAGTGTATGGTTTGCCATACCGTGGAGATGGAATTTAATGGTCATCACCGGAATATGGTGAACAGAGAACTGCCTGCGATGTTAGTAGAGTAA
- a CDS encoding PrsW family glutamic-type intramembrane protease — translation MAVLLASLAPVFIILFYIYFRDKYDKEPFGLLLKALLMGVVIVVPVIFMERFLMIFSPQTGQVENAAYQAFVVAGFTEELFKFLGLCLLVWKSSSFNEQFDGIVYAVFVSLGFAGVENVLYVSDGGMETALIRAITAVPAHAIFGVTMGYYLGIAHMYKELRSRYLARALLVPVVLHGIYDFILMVEVGWLLLFFIPYVFMLYFMAARKMKRLSDSSIFRPMEGDE, via the coding sequence ATGGCTGTGCTGCTGGCCTCCCTGGCTCCTGTCTTCATCATACTGTTCTATATCTACTTCCGGGATAAATATGATAAGGAACCTTTCGGCCTGCTTCTGAAAGCTCTGTTAATGGGGGTGGTCATTGTGGTTCCTGTGATTTTTATGGAGCGTTTTCTGATGATCTTTTCCCCTCAGACGGGACAAGTGGAAAATGCGGCATATCAGGCCTTTGTCGTGGCCGGCTTTACCGAGGAGTTGTTCAAGTTCCTGGGCCTCTGCCTGCTGGTGTGGAAGAGTTCCAGCTTCAACGAGCAGTTCGACGGGATTGTCTATGCGGTTTTTGTATCCCTGGGTTTTGCCGGGGTGGAGAATGTGCTGTATGTGAGCGATGGCGGAATGGAGACAGCCCTTATCAGAGCCATTACAGCAGTTCCGGCACATGCAATTTTTGGAGTGACCATGGGCTATTACCTGGGAATTGCTCATATGTATAAAGAGCTGAGGAGCAGATACCTGGCCAGGGCCCTGCTGGTCCCCGTCGTTTTGCACGGGATTTACGATTTTATACTGATGGTGGAAGTCGGCTGGCTGCTTTTGTTTTTTATCCCTTACGTTTTTATGCTCTACTTCATGGCAGCCAGGAAGATGAAGCGCCTCTCCGACTCCTCGATCTTCCGGCCCATGGAAGGGGATGAGTAG
- the araA gene encoding L-arabinose isomerase, with amino-acid sequence MVKDLNTLEAWFVTGSQHLYGEETLKQVDRDSREIASALDRSPEIPVRIVFKPVLTTVESILALCREASHTENCIGLLTWMHTFSPARMWIGGLKALSKPFMHLHTQYNRDIPWDSMDMDFMNLNQSAHGGREFGFIGSRLRIDRKVVVGHWSTREVQRKTGVWLRAAAAWFDWQGGKVARFGDNMREVAVTEGNKVSAQIQFGYSVAGYGVGDLADRVKKVSDKEISDLLLVYEEEYLIPGEAAEGGGLRDALKEAARIELGMRNFLEDGGFSAFTTTFEDLHGLSQLPGLAVQRLMTDGYGFGAEGDWKTAALVRAMKVMALGLPGGTSFMEDYTYHLHPDGMKVLGAHMLEVCPSISKGKAALEVHPLGIGGKADPARLVFDVASGPGVNASLMDMGNRFRMLVNPCEVVPADAPLPRLPVARVVWQPAPSLEVAAGAWILAGGAHHTGFSMAVTAEHLEDFSEMAGIEYLLIDQDTKISSFKKELRWNELYYHLAKGI; translated from the coding sequence ATGGTAAAGGATTTAAACACACTGGAGGCCTGGTTTGTAACAGGAAGTCAGCATCTCTACGGCGAGGAAACCCTGAAACAGGTGGATCGTGACTCCAGGGAGATTGCATCGGCGCTGGACCGCAGTCCTGAGATCCCGGTAAGAATCGTATTTAAACCTGTTCTCACCACGGTGGAGTCCATCCTGGCTCTTTGCAGGGAGGCCAGTCACACGGAAAACTGCATCGGTCTGCTTACCTGGATGCATACCTTTTCTCCGGCCAGGATGTGGATCGGGGGACTGAAAGCTTTGTCGAAACCCTTTATGCACCTGCATACCCAGTATAACAGGGATATTCCCTGGGACTCCATGGACATGGATTTTATGAACCTGAACCAGAGCGCCCACGGAGGCAGGGAGTTTGGATTTATAGGCTCCCGGCTGCGAATCGATCGCAAAGTGGTGGTGGGCCACTGGTCGACCCGGGAGGTGCAGCGAAAAACCGGGGTCTGGCTCAGAGCGGCTGCTGCATGGTTTGACTGGCAGGGAGGCAAAGTAGCCCGTTTCGGTGATAATATGCGGGAGGTGGCTGTGACCGAAGGGAACAAGGTATCGGCCCAGATCCAGTTTGGCTACAGTGTCGCCGGCTATGGAGTGGGCGACCTGGCCGACAGGGTGAAAAAGGTCAGTGATAAAGAAATAAGCGATCTGCTTCTTGTTTATGAAGAGGAGTATCTAATTCCCGGCGAGGCGGCTGAAGGGGGAGGCCTGAGGGATGCCCTGAAAGAGGCTGCCCGCATAGAATTGGGCATGCGAAACTTCCTGGAGGATGGCGGATTTTCGGCTTTTACGACCACTTTTGAAGATCTGCACGGACTGTCGCAGTTGCCCGGACTGGCGGTTCAGCGCCTGATGACCGATGGCTACGGATTTGGAGCCGAAGGCGACTGGAAGACCGCGGCCCTGGTAAGGGCCATGAAAGTGATGGCTCTCGGCCTGCCGGGAGGAACTTCCTTTATGGAAGATTATACCTATCACCTGCACCCGGATGGGATGAAGGTCCTGGGAGCCCATATGCTGGAAGTCTGTCCCTCCATCTCCAAAGGGAAGGCAGCTCTGGAGGTTCATCCCCTGGGAATCGGGGGAAAGGCCGATCCCGCCCGCCTGGTCTTTGACGTGGCCTCGGGACCCGGTGTGAATGCTTCCCTGATGGATATGGGGAACCGGTTCAGGATGCTGGTGAATCCCTGTGAGGTGGTACCGGCCGATGCTCCTCTGCCCAGGCTGCCGGTGGCCAGGGTGGTCTGGCAACCGGCTCCCAGTCTGGAGGTGGCTGCCGGCGCCTGGATCCTGGCAGGCGGGGCGCACCATACCGGATTCAGCATGGCTGTGACAGCGGAGCACCTGGAAGACTTTTCAGAGATGGCCGGGATCGAGTATCTGCTTATTGACCAGGATACAAAAATCTCATCCTTCAAAAAGGAACTCCGATGGAACGAGCTCTATTATCACCTGGCAAAAGGAATATAA
- a CDS encoding L-ribulose-5-phosphate 4-epimerase gives MLEKLKQQVLEANLALVAHRLVVFTWGNASGRDPGTGNVVIKPSGLPYDQMKAEQMVVLAPDGKQLEGEMKPSSDAPTHLELYREFPGIGGVVHTHSPWASSWAQAGKPIPVYGTTHADCFYGPVPCTRALRREEVESDYERNTGRVIVEAFQQLDRISMPGVLVHGHGPFTWGSDAMKAAEHAAILEEVAKMAFRTELLGNQRPLEQYLLDKHYQRKHGKGAYYGQDNKKP, from the coding sequence ATGTTAGAGAAACTGAAACAACAGGTGCTGGAGGCCAACCTGGCACTGGTCGCTCACCGCCTGGTGGTGTTTACCTGGGGAAATGCCAGCGGGCGCGATCCCGGTACCGGAAATGTGGTGATTAAGCCATCGGGCCTTCCCTACGATCAGATGAAGGCCGAACAAATGGTGGTCCTGGCTCCGGACGGCAAACAGCTGGAGGGAGAAATGAAACCTTCCTCGGATGCGCCGACTCACCTGGAGCTATACCGGGAGTTCCCGGGTATCGGAGGGGTGGTACATACCCATTCCCCGTGGGCAAGCTCCTGGGCTCAGGCGGGGAAGCCGATCCCGGTATACGGCACCACTCATGCCGACTGTTTTTACGGGCCTGTTCCCTGCACCCGTGCGCTGCGGCGGGAGGAGGTGGAAAGCGATTATGAACGCAATACCGGCAGGGTCATCGTGGAGGCCTTTCAGCAACTGGATCGGATCAGTATGCCCGGAGTGCTGGTACACGGCCACGGCCCTTTTACCTGGGGTTCAGATGCCATGAAGGCCGCTGAGCATGCAGCGATCCTGGAGGAGGTGGCCAAAATGGCCTTCCGCACGGAGCTGCTGGGAAATCAGAGACCCCTGGAACAGTATCTCCTCGATAAGCACTACCAAAGGAAGCACGGAAAGGGGGCCTACTACGGCCAGGATAATAAAAAACCTTAA
- a CDS encoding sodium:solute symporter, giving the protein MAQLDWIILGLFCLALIGVILWVLRQKDKDTSDYFLAGRDATWIAIGASIFASNIGSEHLVGLAGTGATSGMAFAHWEMHGWMILILGWLFVPFYARSGVFTMPEFLERRYNSRSRSFLSIISLVSYVLTKVAVTVYAGGVVFKDVFNIEYVTMFNQQVDFFWVSAIGLVVLTGLYTVFGGMKAVLYTSVLQTPILLTGSVAIVVIGLTQLGGWGNLMEIIRATDVTYLNDAGEVIYQSGTDSMANLMRSPKDPEYPWTGVILGSAIIGFWYWCTDQFIVQRVLSGRDQKQSRRGTIFGAYLKLTPVFLFLIPGMIAFALKQQGALDFATNDAAFSTLVKELLPKGFTGIVVGGILAALMSSLASLFNSSSMLFTVDFYKKIKPEASEKHYVMVGRLATVVIVVLGILWIPVMKGIGKVLYEYLQDVQSLLAPGIAAVFLLGVLSKRTTPAAGFAGLVVGFVLGMLRLGLSIYFGDTVSDGFIYELIVAPNWLHYEIFLFALVILLMILISFFTEPKDPSTITGLYFGSATPEQRAITRASWTRWDVINSAIIISIIIAFYIYFW; this is encoded by the coding sequence ATGGCCCAACTTGACTGGATTATTCTCGGACTCTTCTGCCTGGCGCTGATAGGAGTCATTTTATGGGTACTCAGACAAAAAGACAAGGACACTTCCGATTACTTCCTGGCAGGGCGGGATGCCACCTGGATCGCCATCGGCGCCTCCATCTTTGCTTCCAACATTGGTTCCGAGCATCTGGTGGGACTGGCAGGCACCGGGGCCACCAGCGGGATGGCCTTTGCGCACTGGGAGATGCATGGCTGGATGATCCTGATCCTGGGATGGCTCTTTGTCCCCTTTTACGCCCGGAGCGGCGTCTTTACCATGCCCGAGTTCCTGGAACGCCGCTACAATTCCAGGTCCCGGTCTTTCCTTTCCATTATCTCGCTGGTAAGTTATGTGCTGACCAAAGTGGCGGTTACGGTTTATGCCGGCGGGGTGGTTTTCAAGGATGTATTTAATATTGAGTATGTGACTATGTTCAATCAGCAGGTTGATTTTTTCTGGGTCAGTGCGATTGGACTGGTGGTATTAACCGGCCTTTATACGGTGTTTGGCGGAATGAAGGCGGTGTTGTACACCTCGGTGCTTCAGACCCCCATCCTGCTGACCGGGTCCGTGGCCATTGTTGTCATTGGCTTAACTCAGCTGGGGGGATGGGGCAACCTGATGGAGATCATCCGGGCTACGGATGTAACTTATCTGAACGATGCCGGAGAGGTGATCTACCAATCCGGCACTGACAGCATGGCCAATCTGATGCGCTCTCCCAAAGATCCGGAGTATCCATGGACCGGGGTAATCCTCGGTTCGGCCATTATCGGGTTCTGGTACTGGTGCACCGACCAGTTTATCGTGCAGAGGGTGCTTTCGGGCCGTGACCAGAAGCAGAGCCGCCGGGGAACCATCTTTGGCGCTTATCTGAAACTGACCCCCGTGTTCCTTTTCCTTATTCCGGGAATGATCGCTTTTGCACTGAAGCAGCAGGGTGCCCTGGATTTTGCCACCAACGATGCGGCCTTCTCCACACTGGTAAAAGAGCTCTTGCCCAAAGGGTTCACAGGAATCGTTGTGGGTGGGATCCTGGCTGCCCTGATGAGCTCCCTGGCCTCCCTGTTTAACTCTTCATCGATGCTTTTCACGGTGGATTTTTATAAAAAGATTAAACCGGAGGCCAGCGAAAAACACTACGTGATGGTCGGCCGGCTGGCTACCGTGGTGATTGTTGTCCTGGGAATTCTCTGGATCCCGGTAATGAAAGGCATCGGAAAGGTCCTCTACGAATACCTGCAGGACGTACAGTCGCTGCTGGCTCCCGGCATTGCCGCGGTCTTTCTGCTGGGGGTTCTTTCCAAAAGAACCACCCCTGCGGCCGGTTTTGCCGGATTGGTGGTGGGCTTTGTGCTGGGGATGCTGCGCCTGGGCCTGAGCATCTATTTTGGTGATACGGTCTCAGACGGATTTATCTATGAACTGATCGTGGCACCCAACTGGCTGCATTATGAGATTTTCCTCTTTGCCCTGGTCATTCTGCTGATGATCCTGATCAGCTTCTTTACCGAACCCAAAGATCCTTCTACGATAACTGGTCTCTATTTTGGATCGGCCACCCCGGAGCAGCGCGCCATCACCAGGGCCAGCTGGACCAGGTGGGATGTGATCAATTCGGCGATTATCATCTCCATTATAATTGCTTTCTATATTTATTTTTGGTAA
- a CDS encoding ribulokinase, with protein sequence MSYTIGVDYGTDSVRALVVDTQTGREMGTHVFEYPRWKKGLFCDPATNRFRQHPLDYLEGLELSIVGALEQCEPGVAEKVVGISVDTTGSTPVAVDRNGTPLALLPGFEENPNAMFILWKDHTALAEAGEINHLARSWGGTDYTKFEGGVYSSEWFWAKILHVLREDRAVRSQAFSWVEHCDWIPALLAGLTDPLKLKRSRCAAGHKAMWHEAFGGLPSEDFLVQLDPLLGGLKERLFEETYSCEVKVGTLSEEWAGRLGLPATVAVGAGAFDAHLGALGAEIGPYQLSKVMGTSTCDMIIAPAGELGDRPVEGICGQVDGSIVPGMVGLEAGQSAFGDIYAWFRELLMWPLENMVMEMDGLDEALKQKIRKLTSDQMIARLSEAASKIRPGDTSLLALDWMNGRRTPDANQNLKGAIMGLTLGSEAPAIFRALVEATAFGARMIVDRFTEEGVRIDGVIALGGVARKSPLVMQIVADVLNIPIKVARSEQAVALGSAMAASVAAGVHASVPEAQKAMGGGFEMEYHPDTDRVRLYDALYEQYKRFGRFVERETGREDSNK encoded by the coding sequence ATGAGTTATACCATAGGAGTCGACTACGGAACCGATTCGGTCCGGGCCCTGGTTGTGGATACACAGACCGGCAGAGAGATGGGGACCCATGTGTTTGAATATCCACGCTGGAAGAAGGGCTTGTTTTGCGATCCCGCCACCAACCGCTTTCGTCAGCATCCCCTCGATTACCTGGAGGGACTGGAGCTAAGCATTGTGGGGGCCCTGGAGCAGTGTGAGCCCGGAGTGGCAGAAAAGGTAGTGGGTATCTCCGTGGATACCACCGGTTCGACCCCGGTGGCCGTCGACAGGAATGGAACCCCCCTGGCCTTGCTTCCGGGATTTGAGGAGAATCCCAATGCCATGTTCATACTCTGGAAGGATCATACGGCCCTGGCAGAGGCCGGGGAGATCAATCACCTGGCACGATCATGGGGCGGGACAGATTATACGAAATTTGAAGGGGGCGTCTATAGTTCGGAATGGTTCTGGGCCAAGATTCTTCATGTGCTTCGTGAAGACCGGGCCGTTCGCAGTCAGGCCTTTTCCTGGGTGGAGCACTGCGACTGGATCCCGGCACTGCTGGCAGGCCTTACCGATCCTTTGAAGCTGAAGCGAAGCAGGTGTGCAGCCGGACACAAAGCCATGTGGCATGAAGCTTTTGGAGGACTTCCTTCCGAGGACTTTCTGGTGCAACTGGATCCCTTGCTCGGGGGATTGAAGGAGCGGCTTTTCGAGGAGACTTATAGTTGTGAAGTGAAGGTGGGTACCCTGAGTGAGGAGTGGGCCGGTAGATTGGGACTGCCTGCCACCGTGGCCGTGGGAGCAGGAGCCTTTGATGCGCACCTGGGGGCCCTGGGGGCAGAGATAGGCCCTTACCAGCTGAGCAAGGTGATGGGTACTTCCACCTGTGATATGATCATTGCTCCTGCCGGAGAGCTGGGGGACCGGCCTGTGGAAGGGATTTGCGGACAGGTGGATGGCTCCATTGTACCCGGTATGGTGGGCCTGGAAGCCGGACAGTCGGCCTTTGGCGATATTTATGCCTGGTTCAGGGAGCTGTTGATGTGGCCCCTGGAGAATATGGTGATGGAGATGGACGGACTGGACGAAGCCCTGAAACAGAAGATCCGAAAGCTTACCTCCGATCAGATGATTGCACGTTTAAGTGAGGCTGCTTCAAAGATTCGCCCCGGCGATACGTCTCTGTTGGCCCTGGACTGGATGAACGGACGAAGAACACCCGATGCCAATCAAAATCTGAAAGGGGCCATTATGGGCCTGACCCTGGGCAGCGAAGCCCCGGCCATATTCAGGGCACTGGTGGAGGCCACGGCTTTCGGTGCCCGGATGATTGTGGACCGGTTTACAGAGGAGGGAGTTCGCATCGACGGGGTCATTGCCCTGGGGGGTGTGGCCAGGAAATCACCGCTGGTGATGCAGATTGTGGCTGATGTACTGAATATACCCATCAAGGTGGCCCGCTCGGAACAGGCCGTGGCCCTGGGATCGGCCATGGCTGCTTCGGTGGCTGCGGGTGTACATGCCTCCGTTCCCGAGGCACAGAAGGCCATGGGGGGAGGATTTGAAATGGAGTATCACCCCGATACGGACAGGGTCCGCCTTTATGATGCCCTGTATGAGCAGTATAAGAGATTTGGAAGGTTTGTGGAGCGGGAGACCGGCAGGGAGGATTCAAACAAATAG
- a CDS encoding NUDIX domain-containing protein: MSPGKQYYSEHPTFHVAVDSIIFGFDQGELKLLIHRRQFEPAMGEWSLFGGFVQEGESLDRAAGRILYELTGLRDIYMEELQAYGEVDRDPAGRVISVAYYALIPAREYTEAGNSNSGATWVSLKNLPPLIMDHKLMVEKGLRRLKRRATSQPIGFELLPGEFTMPQLQALYEAIYQTGLDKRNFRKKILAMDVLIKLDQKDKSSSRKGAFLYRFDQNKYQKLVEGGYNFTI, translated from the coding sequence ATGAGCCCGGGAAAACAATATTATAGCGAGCATCCCACCTTTCATGTGGCGGTGGACAGTATCATTTTTGGTTTTGACCAGGGTGAGCTGAAACTATTGATTCATAGGAGACAATTTGAACCGGCCATGGGAGAGTGGTCGCTGTTCGGCGGCTTTGTGCAGGAGGGAGAAAGCCTGGACAGGGCGGCCGGCCGCATACTCTACGAACTGACCGGTCTGCGGGATATTTATATGGAGGAGCTACAGGCATACGGCGAAGTGGACAGGGATCCGGCCGGCCGGGTGATCTCGGTAGCCTATTATGCCCTGATCCCCGCCAGGGAGTATACGGAGGCTGGTAACAGCAATTCCGGGGCCACCTGGGTGAGTTTGAAGAATCTGCCTCCATTGATCATGGACCATAAGCTGATGGTGGAAAAGGGGCTCCGGCGGCTGAAGCGAAGGGCCACCTCGCAGCCCATTGGATTTGAACTGCTGCCCGGCGAATTCACCATGCCCCAGCTTCAGGCCCTCTATGAGGCGATCTATCAGACCGGACTGGATAAGCGTAACTTCCGGAAAAAGATTCTGGCCATGGATGTGCTTATCAAACTGGACCAGAAGGACAAAAGCAGTTCCAGGAAGGGGGCCTTTCTCTACCGCTTTGATCAGAATAAATACCAGAAACTGGTGGAGGGAGGATATAATTTCACTATCTGA